A single Xiphias gladius isolate SHS-SW01 ecotype Sanya breed wild chromosome 22, ASM1685928v1, whole genome shotgun sequence DNA region contains:
- the LOC120784305 gene encoding zinc fingers and homeoboxes protein 1-like isoform X2 produces the protein MSSRRKSTTPCMVLPSDVVEQEEVEEKTERTKEEQAEEEEVKVKERAEEGPTAEELGQAVVVVPTPPDTDEPSVSTLEDSEVLDPSLKRSVTNPPEDPISDQPTQEPQCDTPEEGGADPALVAAISLSKTPIMRMKTKSEPKRIAVSLKSADEALDGFGGGGEGEVGGEQEPIEAPLGPMTPVEMLLHDSMKLGGGGLLINSPSEQQRKSSILNPTVLPAGLAQVLSAFQAQQSAAAAQPQLLIPLSSIPSYSAAMDTNPLLGSTYKKFPYPSMAEISSLAAQTQFTEEQIKVWFSAQRLKHGVSWTPEEVEEARRKQFNGTVHTVPQTITVIPAHQLSAAANGLQSILQTCQIVGQPGLVFTQVGPGGNLPVTSPITLTVAGLPSQSQSSSRVSCQPTPTNSELKRATTVQPPSLSPQNSALSADTFNMRPKKSKEQLAELKASYLKNHFVTDAEIVRLMKLTNLTKGEIKKWFSDTRYNQRNSKNSHVIVFHDGGGRGGGSCSSSTSTTIVIDSSDETPTSPHPPCTPPVKEKETRAKTWNPFPDFTLQKFKEKTPEQLVVLEESFEKSSNPSDEELSRLRTETKLTRREIDAWFTERRKMPSVSTSSPDSSEGGKMETDGTKAGERGGTGGATSSSPLASSSRKGSQTPPGGRSKQLPTTNTTSKKDIKDKSKKSPEQLHILKSAFVRTQWPTPEEYDQLAEESALPRSYIVSWFGDSRYSWKNGNLKWFFQYQSGNVEGANVGGVNKMGSSSSSSGRKKRGRNRGWGRSRTRKQPRRSASSSADIDRSPPAKKFKSAREILKEYYLKHRFLNEQDLDELVTKTNMSYEQVREWFAEVQRRLDMGADPFQEPAAGRADGEGGREEEGEETQGEASMATEDQTGTGMGDEDDDEEDEEDDADDTDDSEVWEPSRSVRKSLSVSED, from the exons ATGTCGAGCCGCCGGAAATCAACCACACCTTGCATGGTGCTGCCCTCTGATGTGGTGGagcaggaagaggtggaggagaaaacagaaaggaCAAAGGAAGAacaggcggaggaggaggaggtgaaggtgaaggagagagcagaggaggggcCAACTGCAGAGGAGCTAGGTCAGGCTGTAGTGGTTGTCCCCACACCCCCAGATACAG atgaGCCCAGTGTCTCTACTTTAGAAGACAGTGAAGTACTTGATCCCTCACTGAAGCGCAGTGTTACAAACCCTCCTGAGGATCCCATCAGCGACCAGCCAACCCAGGAACCACAGTGTGATACGCCTGAGGAGGGAGGAGCAGACCCTGCGTTGGTTGCTGCCATCTCTCTCAGTAAGACACCCATCATGAGGATGAAGACCAAATCTGAACCCAAGAGGATCGCTGTGTCTCTGAAATCAGCGGACGAGGCACTGGACGGTTTtggaggaggtggtgagggtgaggtgggaggagagcaggagcCCATCGAAGCTCCCCTGGGGCCGATGACGCCTGTGGAAATGCTGCTGCATGACTCCATGAAGCTCGGAGGAGGCGGCTTGCTTATCAACTCGCCCTCAGAGCAGCAAAGGAAATCATCCATTTTAAACCCCACAGTTCTGCCTGCTGGCCTGGCACAG GTGCTGTCAGCTTTCCAGGCCCAGCagagtgcagcagcagctcagcctCAGCTACTGATTCCCCTCAGCAGCATCCCCTCATACAGTGCAGCTATGGACACCAACCCTCTGCTGGGCAGCACATACAAGAAATTTCCTTACCCCTCCATGGCCGAGATCAGCAGCCTGGCAGCACAGACACAGTTCACAGAGGAGCAGATCAAG GTGTGGTTCTCTGCTCAGCGGCTGAAGCACGGAGTCAGCTGGACTCctgaggaagtggaggaggccAGGAGGAAACAGTTTAACGGCACCGTGCACACAGTGCCTCAGACCATCACTGTCATACCTGCCCACCAGCTCTCAGCTGCTGCCAACGGCCTGCAGTCCATTCTTCAGACCTGCCAGATAGTGGGCCAGCCTGGCCTGGTGTTCACACAG GTCGGCCCAGGGGGAAACCTTCCAGTGACCAGTCCCATCACCCTGACAGTGGCAGGGCTACCCAGCCAGTCCCAGAGCTCCAGCAGAGTTTCCTGCCAGCCCACCCCAacaaacagtgagctgaaacgGGCTACCACTGTCCaacctccctctctttctccacag AACTCGGCCCTCAGCGCTGACACTTTCAATATGAGGCCTAAGAAGTCCAAAGAGCAGCTGGCAGAGCTGAAAGCCAGCTACCTGAAAAACCACTTTGTCACTGATGCTGAAATTGTCCGGCTGATGAAGCTCACCAACCTGACAAAGGGAGAGATCAAGAAATGGTTCAGTGACACCCGGTACAACCAGCGCAACTCCAAGAACAGCCATGTCATTGTTTTCCATGATGGAGGGGGTAGAGGAGGTGGCAGCTGTAGTAGCAGTACTAGCACCACCATTGTTATTGACTCAAGTGATGAAACCCCCACATCTCCGCATCCTCCCTGCACACCTCctgtgaaggagaaggagacacGGGCCAAAACATGGAACCCATTCCCAGACTTTACCCTTCAGAAGTTTAAGGAGAAGACACCGGAGcagctggtggtgctggaggaaagTTTTGAGAAGAGCAGCAACCCATCAGATGAAGAACTGAGCCGCCTGAGGACAGAGACTAAACTGACGAGGAGGGAGATTGATGCCTGGTTCACTGAGAGACGAAAAATGCCATCTGTCAGTACTTCCTCTCCAGATTCTTCAGAGGGAGGGAAGATGGAGACAGATGGAAcaaaagcaggagaaagaggaggaacaggaggagcaacctcttcttctcctttagCTTCCTCATCTCGTAAAGGTAGTCAAACTCCTCCTGGAGGTCGCAGTAAGCAGCTgcccaccaccaacaccaccagcaagaaagacataaaagataaaagtaaaaagtctcCAGAGCAGCTCCACATTCTGAAAAGTGCCTTTGTGCGGACCCAGTGGCCCACACCAGAGGAGTATGACCAGCTGGCAGAAGAAAGCGCCCTTCCTCGGTCCTACATTGTCAGCTGGTTCGGGGACTCTCGGTACTCCTGGAAGAATGGAAACCTGAAATGGTTCTTTCAGTACCAAAGTGGCAACGTCGAGGGGGCGAATGTCGGAGGAGTCAATAAAatgggaagcagcagcagcagcagtggtagaAAGAAACGTGGTCGAAATCGTGGTTGGGGTCGGTCCCGAACCAGGAAGCAGCCCAGAAGGTCTGCCTCCTCCAGTGCAGATATCGACAGATCTCCCCCAGCAAAGAAATTCAAGAGTGCGAGGGAGATCCTGAAGGAGTACTACTTGAAGCACCGCTTCCTCAATGAGCAAGACCTGGATGAGCTTGTCACCAAGACCAACATGAGCTATGAACAG GTGAGGGAGTGGTTTGCCGAAGTTCAGCGACGCTTGGACATGGGAGCAGATCCCTTCCAGGAGCCGGCTGCAGGGAGGGCGGacggagaaggaggaagagaggaggagggagaggagacgCAAGGAGAGGCTTCGATGGCAACCGAGGACCAGACCGGCACTGGGATGGGAGATGAAGATGACgatgaagaagatgaggaggatgatgcCGATGATACGGACGACAGTGAGGTTTGGGAACCATCTCGTAGTGTCAGGAAATCTTTGTCAGTTTCTGAAGACTAA
- the LOC120784305 gene encoding zinc fingers and homeoboxes protein 1-like isoform X1: MSSRRKSTTPCMVLPSDVVEQEEVEEKTERTKEEQAEEEEVKVKERAEEGPTAEELGQAVVVVPTPPDTDEPSVSTLEDSEVLDPSLKRSVTNPPEDPISDQPTQEPQCDTPEEGGADPALVAAISLSKTPIMRMKTKSEPKRIAVSLKSADEALDGFGGGGEGEVGGEQEPIEAPLGPMTPVEMLLHDSMKLGGGGLLINSPSEQQRKSSILNPTVLPAGLAQVLSAFQAQQSAAAAQPQLLIPLSSIPSYSAAMDTNPLLGSTYKKFPYPSMAEISSLAAQTQFTEEQIKVWFSAQRLKHGVSWTPEEVEEARRKQFNGTVHTVPQTITVIPAHQLSAAANGLQSILQTCQIVGQPGLVFTQVGPGGNLPVTSPITLTVAGLPSQSQSSSRVSCQPTPTNSELKRATTVQPPSLSPQENSALSADTFNMRPKKSKEQLAELKASYLKNHFVTDAEIVRLMKLTNLTKGEIKKWFSDTRYNQRNSKNSHVIVFHDGGGRGGGSCSSSTSTTIVIDSSDETPTSPHPPCTPPVKEKETRAKTWNPFPDFTLQKFKEKTPEQLVVLEESFEKSSNPSDEELSRLRTETKLTRREIDAWFTERRKMPSVSTSSPDSSEGGKMETDGTKAGERGGTGGATSSSPLASSSRKGSQTPPGGRSKQLPTTNTTSKKDIKDKSKKSPEQLHILKSAFVRTQWPTPEEYDQLAEESALPRSYIVSWFGDSRYSWKNGNLKWFFQYQSGNVEGANVGGVNKMGSSSSSSGRKKRGRNRGWGRSRTRKQPRRSASSSADIDRSPPAKKFKSAREILKEYYLKHRFLNEQDLDELVTKTNMSYEQVREWFAEVQRRLDMGADPFQEPAAGRADGEGGREEEGEETQGEASMATEDQTGTGMGDEDDDEEDEEDDADDTDDSEVWEPSRSVRKSLSVSED; encoded by the exons ATGTCGAGCCGCCGGAAATCAACCACACCTTGCATGGTGCTGCCCTCTGATGTGGTGGagcaggaagaggtggaggagaaaacagaaaggaCAAAGGAAGAacaggcggaggaggaggaggtgaaggtgaaggagagagcagaggaggggcCAACTGCAGAGGAGCTAGGTCAGGCTGTAGTGGTTGTCCCCACACCCCCAGATACAG atgaGCCCAGTGTCTCTACTTTAGAAGACAGTGAAGTACTTGATCCCTCACTGAAGCGCAGTGTTACAAACCCTCCTGAGGATCCCATCAGCGACCAGCCAACCCAGGAACCACAGTGTGATACGCCTGAGGAGGGAGGAGCAGACCCTGCGTTGGTTGCTGCCATCTCTCTCAGTAAGACACCCATCATGAGGATGAAGACCAAATCTGAACCCAAGAGGATCGCTGTGTCTCTGAAATCAGCGGACGAGGCACTGGACGGTTTtggaggaggtggtgagggtgaggtgggaggagagcaggagcCCATCGAAGCTCCCCTGGGGCCGATGACGCCTGTGGAAATGCTGCTGCATGACTCCATGAAGCTCGGAGGAGGCGGCTTGCTTATCAACTCGCCCTCAGAGCAGCAAAGGAAATCATCCATTTTAAACCCCACAGTTCTGCCTGCTGGCCTGGCACAG GTGCTGTCAGCTTTCCAGGCCCAGCagagtgcagcagcagctcagcctCAGCTACTGATTCCCCTCAGCAGCATCCCCTCATACAGTGCAGCTATGGACACCAACCCTCTGCTGGGCAGCACATACAAGAAATTTCCTTACCCCTCCATGGCCGAGATCAGCAGCCTGGCAGCACAGACACAGTTCACAGAGGAGCAGATCAAG GTGTGGTTCTCTGCTCAGCGGCTGAAGCACGGAGTCAGCTGGACTCctgaggaagtggaggaggccAGGAGGAAACAGTTTAACGGCACCGTGCACACAGTGCCTCAGACCATCACTGTCATACCTGCCCACCAGCTCTCAGCTGCTGCCAACGGCCTGCAGTCCATTCTTCAGACCTGCCAGATAGTGGGCCAGCCTGGCCTGGTGTTCACACAG GTCGGCCCAGGGGGAAACCTTCCAGTGACCAGTCCCATCACCCTGACAGTGGCAGGGCTACCCAGCCAGTCCCAGAGCTCCAGCAGAGTTTCCTGCCAGCCCACCCCAacaaacagtgagctgaaacgGGCTACCACTGTCCaacctccctctctttctccacag GAGAACTCGGCCCTCAGCGCTGACACTTTCAATATGAGGCCTAAGAAGTCCAAAGAGCAGCTGGCAGAGCTGAAAGCCAGCTACCTGAAAAACCACTTTGTCACTGATGCTGAAATTGTCCGGCTGATGAAGCTCACCAACCTGACAAAGGGAGAGATCAAGAAATGGTTCAGTGACACCCGGTACAACCAGCGCAACTCCAAGAACAGCCATGTCATTGTTTTCCATGATGGAGGGGGTAGAGGAGGTGGCAGCTGTAGTAGCAGTACTAGCACCACCATTGTTATTGACTCAAGTGATGAAACCCCCACATCTCCGCATCCTCCCTGCACACCTCctgtgaaggagaaggagacacGGGCCAAAACATGGAACCCATTCCCAGACTTTACCCTTCAGAAGTTTAAGGAGAAGACACCGGAGcagctggtggtgctggaggaaagTTTTGAGAAGAGCAGCAACCCATCAGATGAAGAACTGAGCCGCCTGAGGACAGAGACTAAACTGACGAGGAGGGAGATTGATGCCTGGTTCACTGAGAGACGAAAAATGCCATCTGTCAGTACTTCCTCTCCAGATTCTTCAGAGGGAGGGAAGATGGAGACAGATGGAAcaaaagcaggagaaagaggaggaacaggaggagcaacctcttcttctcctttagCTTCCTCATCTCGTAAAGGTAGTCAAACTCCTCCTGGAGGTCGCAGTAAGCAGCTgcccaccaccaacaccaccagcaagaaagacataaaagataaaagtaaaaagtctcCAGAGCAGCTCCACATTCTGAAAAGTGCCTTTGTGCGGACCCAGTGGCCCACACCAGAGGAGTATGACCAGCTGGCAGAAGAAAGCGCCCTTCCTCGGTCCTACATTGTCAGCTGGTTCGGGGACTCTCGGTACTCCTGGAAGAATGGAAACCTGAAATGGTTCTTTCAGTACCAAAGTGGCAACGTCGAGGGGGCGAATGTCGGAGGAGTCAATAAAatgggaagcagcagcagcagcagtggtagaAAGAAACGTGGTCGAAATCGTGGTTGGGGTCGGTCCCGAACCAGGAAGCAGCCCAGAAGGTCTGCCTCCTCCAGTGCAGATATCGACAGATCTCCCCCAGCAAAGAAATTCAAGAGTGCGAGGGAGATCCTGAAGGAGTACTACTTGAAGCACCGCTTCCTCAATGAGCAAGACCTGGATGAGCTTGTCACCAAGACCAACATGAGCTATGAACAG GTGAGGGAGTGGTTTGCCGAAGTTCAGCGACGCTTGGACATGGGAGCAGATCCCTTCCAGGAGCCGGCTGCAGGGAGGGCGGacggagaaggaggaagagaggaggagggagaggagacgCAAGGAGAGGCTTCGATGGCAACCGAGGACCAGACCGGCACTGGGATGGGAGATGAAGATGACgatgaagaagatgaggaggatgatgcCGATGATACGGACGACAGTGAGGTTTGGGAACCATCTCGTAGTGTCAGGAAATCTTTGTCAGTTTCTGAAGACTAA